One genomic region from Tautonia marina encodes:
- a CDS encoding DeoR/GlpR family DNA-binding transcription regulator, whose product MLVESRRRTLLELVSRQGFASLEELVRATGASESTIRRDLEALDQAGAIKRTHGGAVCSGEVRSMPALDDRVTTAAEEKRAIGRAVCDLIEDGETVLLDGGTTTLEVARALVGRPLQVVTNSLPIAALLASSKETDLILIGGYIYPRTGVAMGPLAVATMQGIRVRRAVLGAGGITGEGVFNSNSLLVETERQMMTCGQEILIAADHSKFGRQSLSKLCGLDEVDHVVTDSQISGQDRDMLEQAGVALTIAPIDPIEDNSDRRASARTPGSRSVSR is encoded by the coding sequence ATGCTGGTCGAATCGAGGCGACGGACCCTGCTAGAGCTGGTGAGTCGCCAGGGGTTTGCCTCCCTGGAGGAACTTGTCCGGGCGACAGGGGCTTCGGAAAGCACGATTCGGCGCGATCTGGAAGCGCTGGACCAGGCCGGAGCGATCAAGCGGACTCACGGCGGCGCGGTTTGCTCGGGAGAGGTGCGGTCGATGCCCGCGCTCGACGACCGGGTGACGACTGCGGCCGAGGAGAAGCGAGCGATTGGCCGGGCCGTGTGCGACCTGATCGAGGATGGCGAAACTGTCTTGCTTGACGGGGGGACGACCACGCTGGAAGTCGCCCGGGCGTTGGTGGGGCGGCCCTTGCAGGTGGTGACCAACAGTTTGCCGATTGCGGCGTTGCTGGCGTCGAGCAAGGAAACCGACCTGATCCTGATCGGCGGCTACATTTACCCTCGAACGGGGGTGGCGATGGGTCCGCTTGCCGTGGCCACGATGCAAGGCATTCGCGTGCGACGAGCGGTCCTGGGAGCCGGTGGAATTACAGGTGAGGGCGTGTTCAATTCGAACAGCTTGCTGGTTGAGACCGAGCGACAGATGATGACATGCGGGCAGGAGATTCTGATCGCCGCGGATCATTCGAAGTTTGGCCGCCAGTCCCTGTCGAAACTTTGCGGGCTGGATGAGGTTGATCACGTGGTGACGGACTCGCAGATTTCCGGCCAGGATCGGGACATGCTGGAACAGGCCGGTGTGGCGCTGACCATCGCTCCGATCGACCCGATTGAAGACAACTCCGACCGCCGAGCGTCGGCCCGAACCCCCGGATCGAGGAGCGTCTCCCGATGA
- the mutM gene encoding bifunctional DNA-formamidopyrimidine glycosylase/DNA-(apurinic or apyrimidinic site) lyase: MPELPEVETMVRGLRPALQGRTIRKLSVIDPHLLSNCNAETLERKARGAVVESVNRRGKWVVIAMTAPRGIIVIQPRMTGAFYLVDSELARHIRLTFSMADPEPYAAVHYNDPRRLGRIAWYPDLDSATLAFSKSHGPDALVISADDLAARLSRTSRPIKPTLLDQKVLAGIGNIYADEILHRSGIHPERPANTLDRPSIDLMHRAMGEVLADAIAAEGSSFDQGYRTVLGLEGGFLAVNHVYGRTGEPCKICQTPIVRARIAGLIGRSSHFCPTCQPGDGPLVESLPPTRKRSKKDRSTPST, translated from the coding sequence ATGCCCGAGCTTCCCGAGGTCGAAACCATGGTCCGCGGCCTGCGACCCGCCTTACAGGGCCGGACCATCCGCAAACTCTCGGTCATCGACCCCCACCTTCTCTCGAATTGCAACGCCGAGACGCTCGAACGCAAGGCCCGGGGAGCCGTTGTCGAGTCCGTGAACCGCCGCGGCAAGTGGGTCGTCATTGCCATGACCGCACCCAGAGGGATCATCGTCATCCAGCCGAGGATGACCGGAGCCTTTTACCTGGTGGACTCCGAACTGGCCCGGCACATTCGGCTTACCTTCTCGATGGCCGACCCCGAGCCCTACGCCGCCGTTCACTACAACGACCCTCGGCGGCTCGGTCGGATCGCCTGGTACCCCGACCTCGACTCCGCCACGCTCGCCTTTTCCAAATCCCACGGTCCTGACGCCCTGGTCATCTCTGCCGACGACCTCGCCGCCCGGCTCTCCCGCACCTCCCGACCGATCAAGCCCACCTTGCTCGACCAGAAGGTCCTCGCCGGCATCGGCAACATTTATGCGGATGAGATCCTCCACCGATCCGGCATCCATCCCGAGCGACCCGCCAACACGCTCGACCGCCCCTCCATCGACCTCATGCACCGCGCCATGGGCGAGGTCCTTGCCGACGCCATCGCCGCCGAGGGCTCCAGCTTCGACCAGGGCTACCGCACCGTCCTCGGCCTCGAAGGCGGCTTCCTCGCCGTCAATCACGTCTACGGCCGCACCGGAGAACCCTGCAAAATCTGCCAGACCCCGATCGTTCGCGCCCGAATTGCCGGCCTGATCGGCCGCTCCAGCCACTTCTGCCCCACCTGTCAGCCCGGCGACGGCCCGCTCGTCGAATCACTCCCCCCCACCCGCAAGCGATCGAAGAAGGACCGCTCCACCCCATCGACATAA
- a CDS encoding sensor histidine kinase has translation MSYRTFKHLLGETSLERKCRFIFGGGILLLVTISFYIYGRKTESLVIGQSRQAARMQVKPILEEIHLKAALVRPELAPIVDKVSRELTPKDGFQHFDWHVVKPFAEETERRPRDEFERRIVDRFLQAAIRQRGDWDANGLTRPYSFPDGTPAEYTEIGPDRSEYTYVQAVLFRPGCIASCHASPAADPVPAMVPIEMTRQGMEVPEAGLEPIVPPLDPIDDEPGLSYAAQYHDMIRLDESGKYARTQPGDLAGVVLVKLPMEQTNKAINRNRAILIATALVTAILAMFASWTIVRYIIVRPVKHLREVSDAIAAGRLNIRSRIQTGDEFEELSHAFNRMLHNLVAMQQELRDVNGDLDRKVDELAQANMALYEMNRIKSDFLATMSHELRTPLNSIIGFSEVLSGNEQLSEKQRRYASNIQNSGRMLLSMINDILDLAKIESGKMEVRSDDFSVREVCETLAVQMRPMAERKSIELECRLDEAIPLVRQDQGKLRQIVYNLLSNAIKFTPEGGRVVLSAKAEGRSIVVAVADNGIGIAAEDREVIFEKFRQAGIPGQSADVLIREHQGTGLGLSIVRELARMLGGDVSLDSEPGRGSTFTVVIPQQLPGDRRIEVALSDGTIDLSKARRIEHHPAAASTVGAPAPAPAAPDRRPRPDAFRARSGLRIDPGQNDS, from the coding sequence GTGTCGTATCGCACCTTCAAGCACCTGCTCGGCGAAACGAGCCTGGAGCGAAAGTGCCGGTTCATCTTCGGCGGCGGCATTTTGCTGCTGGTCACGATCAGCTTTTATATCTACGGTCGCAAGACCGAGAGCCTGGTCATCGGCCAGAGCCGCCAGGCGGCCCGGATGCAGGTCAAACCGATCCTTGAGGAGATTCACCTCAAGGCTGCCCTCGTCCGCCCCGAACTGGCCCCGATCGTTGACAAGGTTTCCCGAGAGCTGACCCCCAAGGACGGCTTCCAGCATTTCGACTGGCACGTCGTCAAACCGTTTGCCGAGGAGACCGAGCGCCGCCCTCGCGACGAATTCGAGCGCCGGATCGTCGACCGCTTCCTCCAGGCCGCCATCCGCCAGCGAGGCGATTGGGACGCCAATGGCCTGACCCGCCCCTACAGTTTTCCCGACGGCACCCCGGCCGAGTACACCGAGATCGGCCCAGATCGCTCCGAGTACACCTATGTGCAAGCCGTGCTCTTTCGTCCCGGCTGCATCGCCTCGTGCCACGCCAGTCCCGCCGCCGACCCCGTCCCCGCGATGGTCCCGATCGAGATGACCCGCCAGGGCATGGAGGTTCCCGAAGCCGGCCTGGAGCCGATCGTCCCGCCGCTTGACCCGATCGACGACGAACCCGGCCTCTCCTACGCCGCCCAGTACCATGACATGATCCGGCTCGACGAGTCGGGCAAGTACGCCCGCACCCAGCCCGGCGACCTCGCCGGCGTCGTCCTGGTGAAGCTGCCGATGGAGCAAACCAACAAGGCGATCAACCGCAACCGAGCCATCCTGATCGCCACGGCCCTGGTCACGGCCATCCTGGCCATGTTCGCCTCCTGGACGATCGTCCGCTACATCATCGTCCGGCCGGTGAAGCACCTGCGCGAGGTCTCCGACGCCATCGCCGCCGGCCGCCTGAACATTCGCAGCCGCATCCAGACCGGAGACGAGTTCGAGGAGCTCTCTCACGCCTTCAACCGCATGCTCCACAACCTCGTGGCCATGCAGCAGGAACTGCGCGACGTCAACGGCGACCTCGATCGCAAGGTCGATGAACTGGCCCAGGCCAACATGGCCCTCTACGAGATGAACCGGATTAAGAGCGATTTCCTCGCCACCATGAGTCACGAACTCCGAACCCCTCTGAATAGTATTATCGGTTTCTCCGAAGTCCTGTCCGGGAACGAGCAACTCAGCGAAAAACAGCGCCGGTATGCCTCGAACATTCAGAACAGCGGCCGCATGCTCCTGTCGATGATCAACGACATCCTCGACCTGGCCAAAATCGAATCCGGCAAGATGGAGGTCCGCTCCGACGACTTCTCCGTCCGAGAGGTCTGCGAAACCCTGGCCGTGCAAATGCGCCCGATGGCCGAGCGGAAAAGCATCGAGCTGGAATGTCGGCTCGACGAGGCCATTCCCCTCGTCCGACAAGATCAAGGCAAACTGCGCCAGATCGTCTACAACCTCCTTTCCAACGCCATCAAGTTTACCCCCGAAGGTGGCCGCGTCGTCCTCTCGGCGAAGGCCGAAGGACGCTCCATCGTCGTCGCCGTGGCCGACAACGGCATCGGCATCGCCGCCGAGGACCGCGAGGTGATCTTCGAGAAATTCCGCCAGGCCGGCATCCCCGGCCAGTCGGCCGATGTCCTGATCCGAGAACACCAGGGAACCGGCCTCGGCCTCTCCATCGTCCGGGAACTGGCCCGGATGCTCGGCGGAGACGTGTCCCTCGACAGCGAACCGGGACGGGGCAGCACCTTCACCGTGGTTATTCCCCAGCAACTTCCCGGCGACCGTCGCATCGAGGTCGCTCTCTCCGATGGGACCATCGACCTCTCCAAGGCTCGCCGGATCGAACACCACCCCGCCGCCGCCTCAACCGTCGGGGCACCCGCTCCTGCTCCCGCCGCTCCCGATCGCCGCCCCCGTCCTGATGCCTTCCGGGCTCGCTCCGGATTACGCATCGATCCTGGTCAAAATGACTCATAA
- the ftsH gene encoding ATP-dependent zinc metalloprotease FtsH yields MSAHHSQSSDNASGPRRPLYWGLAIASVLILFTLAAVMSHRASMTETWTYGQFRRALVDGKVKSVELGTRSLDAELRTLRPDGQPRRVRVSWSGAQADPNLTELLDQHADDYAFQRDLSALASGIATLGLILLLLLGLVLMTRGGGLGPAMAFTRGKPRTRNSSTRRVTFDDVAGLREAIEELQEVVGFLKTPERYAALGGRIPKGVLLVGPPGTGKTLLARAVSGEAGVPFFALSGSDFMEMYVGVGAARVRNLFAKAEAKAPCLIFIDEIDAIGKVRSSGASGAQDERDQTLNQLLVAMDGFDVNSGIIVMAATNRPETLDPALIRPGRFDRHIRVDPPDLVGREQILKVHSREVPLCDQLDLRQVAAMTSGFAGAELANLVNEAALLAARKGKDRVERVDFEQGFERILAGPETRGRIMRPDERRRIAVHEAGHALVSASLPGTDPVHKVTIIGRGNGMGGFTMYRPEEDRFLHTTEWLMNCLAGLLGGTAAEELALGSISDGATSDLQRATQIARRMVTDFGMSPNLGRVCYGIDPSSGQGGPGWSERTIREIDLEVRRILDEALVLAHSVLRRRAGALVALTELLLERETIDATELHAVLDLHPDPTPPPTLASNPRSSHPPQPRSLAHEAMEPN; encoded by the coding sequence ATGAGCGCGCATCATTCTCAATCGTCCGACAACGCCTCAGGCCCGAGACGGCCCCTTTACTGGGGCCTTGCGATCGCCTCGGTCCTGATCCTCTTCACCCTCGCCGCGGTCATGAGTCATCGCGCCTCAATGACCGAAACCTGGACCTACGGCCAGTTCCGCCGCGCTCTGGTCGACGGGAAGGTCAAATCGGTCGAACTCGGAACACGAAGCCTCGACGCCGAACTCCGGACCCTGCGACCCGACGGCCAGCCCAGACGGGTCCGCGTCTCCTGGTCTGGTGCCCAGGCCGATCCGAACCTCACCGAACTCCTCGATCAGCATGCCGACGATTACGCATTCCAGCGCGACCTGAGCGCCCTCGCCTCCGGCATCGCCACGCTCGGCCTCATCCTCCTCTTGCTCCTTGGCCTCGTTCTCATGACGCGAGGCGGTGGACTCGGCCCCGCGATGGCCTTCACCCGAGGCAAGCCCAGAACCCGGAACTCCTCCACCCGCCGCGTCACCTTCGATGATGTCGCCGGGCTCCGCGAGGCCATCGAGGAACTCCAGGAAGTGGTCGGCTTCCTCAAAACCCCCGAGCGCTACGCCGCCCTGGGTGGTCGCATCCCCAAGGGCGTCCTCCTCGTCGGCCCCCCCGGCACCGGCAAAACCTTGCTCGCCCGTGCCGTCTCGGGAGAGGCAGGGGTGCCGTTCTTCGCCCTATCAGGCTCTGACTTCATGGAGATGTATGTTGGTGTTGGCGCGGCTCGGGTCCGCAACCTCTTTGCCAAGGCCGAGGCCAAGGCTCCTTGCCTGATCTTCATCGACGAGATCGACGCCATCGGCAAGGTCCGGTCCTCCGGCGCTTCCGGGGCGCAGGATGAGCGCGACCAGACCCTCAACCAGCTCCTCGTCGCCATGGACGGGTTTGATGTTAACAGCGGCATCATCGTCATGGCGGCCACCAACCGCCCCGAGACTCTCGATCCCGCCCTGATCCGCCCCGGGCGCTTCGACCGCCATATCCGGGTCGATCCCCCCGACCTCGTCGGCCGCGAGCAGATCCTCAAGGTTCACTCCCGAGAGGTTCCGCTCTGCGACCAGCTCGACCTCCGCCAGGTCGCCGCCATGACCTCCGGTTTCGCTGGCGCCGAGCTGGCCAACCTCGTCAACGAGGCCGCCCTGCTGGCCGCCCGTAAGGGGAAAGACCGCGTCGAGCGGGTCGACTTCGAGCAGGGCTTCGAGCGCATCCTCGCCGGTCCCGAAACCCGAGGCCGGATCATGCGCCCCGACGAGCGCCGACGCATCGCCGTGCACGAGGCCGGCCACGCCCTCGTCTCCGCCAGCCTTCCCGGAACCGACCCCGTCCACAAGGTCACCATCATCGGCCGGGGCAATGGCATGGGTGGCTTCACCATGTATCGACCCGAGGAAGACCGTTTCCTCCACACCACCGAATGGCTCATGAACTGCCTCGCCGGGCTCCTCGGCGGCACCGCGGCCGAGGAACTTGCCCTTGGCTCCATTTCCGACGGCGCCACCAGCGACCTCCAGCGCGCCACCCAGATCGCCCGCCGCATGGTCACCGACTTCGGCATGAGCCCCAACCTCGGCCGCGTCTGCTACGGCATCGATCCCTCGTCCGGCCAGGGAGGCCCCGGCTGGAGCGAACGAACCATCCGAGAAATCGACCTAGAGGTCCGCCGCATCCTCGACGAGGCCCTGGTCCTGGCCCACTCCGTCCTCCGCCGCCGCGCCGGCGCGCTCGTTGCCCTCACCGAACTGCTTCTCGAACGCGAGACGATCGACGCCACGGAACTCCACGCGGTCCTCGACCTCCACCCCGACCCGACTCCTCCTCCGACCCTCGCAAGCAACCCTCGCTCGTCCCATCCTCCGCAGCCCCGTTCCCTGGCTCATGAAGCCATGGAACCAAACTGA